A window of Verrucomicrobiota bacterium contains these coding sequences:
- a CDS encoding FAD-dependent oxidoreductase — protein MQPTNNVHVTPASTGGHGAYPAPLVTRSQYPAAFPTFDAAQLQALGPYARVRRYAPGEALFSAGERAFRFYVLKSGRIALMDRSAAGDLRTLAVHEHPGEFTGDAANLAGNPARASAVALGVTEAYELNARDLRRLFSDNPALSDLILSGLIARQRILEDLEHFAGLRVIGSRFHYDTVRIREFLTGHRVLFTWTDTEEDPDTDRLLQRFGLQIEETPVLCWTGAALLRNPSNAALAGLLGLRQPLEAETLHDLVIIGAGPAGLSAAVYAAAEGLQTLVLDGLPPGGQAARSSEVETCLGFPAGVNGAALVESATMQARKFGARFAVPARAVGLAFGGEGGARPPIVVRLEGHEHLLTRGVLIATGAKYRKLPAEGCERFEGLGVHYAATKVEAQRYAGAEVAIVGAGNAAGQAAVLLSTHAQRVYLILRGSRLGGSASRHLARRIETAGNIEVLYRTKIRRTAGEGSRLNGIEVEDAGRKQRRTLRVQAVFALLGAVPHTAWLPSEILTDQDGFIKTGRAVLEDRQGPARWPLKRQPFFLETSRPGVFAAGDARAGSMKWVASAAAEGAMAVECIRQYLKGA, from the coding sequence ATGCAACCCACCAACAATGTTCACGTCACGCCTGCTTCGACGGGCGGCCACGGCGCCTACCCGGCGCCGCTGGTAACCCGAAGCCAATATCCCGCCGCTTTCCCGACCTTCGACGCGGCCCAACTGCAGGCGCTTGGCCCTTACGCGCGAGTGCGGCGCTACGCGCCGGGCGAAGCACTCTTTTCTGCCGGCGAACGCGCGTTTCGCTTTTACGTCCTTAAGTCGGGCCGGATCGCGCTCATGGACCGGTCCGCCGCCGGCGATTTGAGGACGTTGGCCGTTCATGAGCACCCCGGTGAATTCACCGGCGACGCGGCCAACCTGGCCGGCAACCCGGCCCGTGCAAGCGCCGTGGCCCTCGGGGTCACGGAGGCCTACGAACTGAACGCAAGGGACCTCCGGCGCTTGTTCAGCGACAACCCCGCCCTCAGTGACCTCATCCTGTCGGGCTTGATCGCCCGCCAACGGATCCTTGAAGACCTCGAGCATTTTGCCGGGCTGCGCGTCATCGGCTCGCGATTCCACTACGATACGGTTCGCATTCGCGAGTTTTTGACCGGGCACCGCGTACTTTTCACCTGGACGGACACCGAAGAGGACCCGGACACCGACCGTTTGCTCCAACGGTTCGGCCTGCAAATCGAGGAAACGCCGGTGCTCTGTTGGACCGGCGCGGCGTTGCTGCGCAATCCCTCCAACGCGGCGTTGGCCGGCCTGCTCGGGCTTCGCCAACCGCTCGAGGCGGAAACGCTGCACGATTTGGTCATCATCGGCGCTGGTCCGGCCGGTTTGTCTGCCGCGGTTTACGCAGCCGCGGAAGGGTTGCAGACGCTCGTGCTGGACGGCTTGCCGCCCGGAGGTCAGGCCGCCCGCAGTTCAGAGGTCGAGACCTGCCTCGGCTTTCCGGCCGGCGTAAACGGCGCCGCCCTGGTCGAAAGTGCCACGATGCAGGCCAGGAAGTTCGGCGCGAGGTTCGCCGTGCCCGCGCGTGCGGTCGGTTTGGCCTTTGGCGGGGAAGGCGGCGCGCGACCGCCCATCGTGGTGCGGCTGGAAGGCCATGAGCACCTGCTGACCCGGGGGGTGCTCATTGCCACCGGGGCCAAGTATCGCAAGTTGCCGGCCGAGGGGTGCGAGCGCTTCGAGGGCCTGGGGGTCCATTACGCGGCCACCAAGGTCGAGGCCCAACGGTATGCCGGCGCAGAGGTGGCGATCGTCGGGGCCGGCAACGCGGCCGGCCAGGCCGCGGTGCTTCTTTCGACCCACGCCCAAAGGGTCTACCTTATCCTGCGCGGTTCCCGGCTAGGCGGGAGCGCGTCGCGCCACCTGGCGCGGCGGATCGAAACGGCCGGCAACATTGAAGTGCTCTACCGGACTAAAATCCGCCGCACCGCCGGCGAGGGTAGCCGTTTAAACGGGATCGAAGTGGAAGACGCCGGGCGTAAGCAACGGCGGACGCTGCGCGTGCAAGCCGTCTTTGCACTGCTCGGAGCCGTGCCGCATACCGCCTGGCTGCCCAGCGAAATCCTCACCGACCAAGACGGCTTCATCAAGACCGGTCGAGCCGTTCTGGAAGATCGCCAGGGCCCGGCCCGTTGGCCTTTGAAGCGCCAACCGTTTTTCCTGGAGACCAGCCGGCCGGGGGTATTTGCGGCCGGCGACGCCCGCGCGGGCTCGATGAAATGGGTGGCGAGCGCGGCCGCCGAAGGCGCAATGGCGGTGGAGTGCATCCGCCAATACCTGAAGGGGGCCTAA